GCGGTGACGAAGTTGATCGACGCCACCGGCCACCGGCCCGAGTGCGCGTACAGATCGGCCGAACCGGTCAGACGCGACGCGAACTCGCCGAGCGCCTGCGGCTCGCCCCGCCAGAAGTCGCGCACGGTGTCGCGGTACTTGCCGTTCCACTCCGTCCACTGGGGCGGGAAGTTGCCGACCTGATAGCCGCCGGGCCCGACGTCCCACGGCTCGGCGATGAGCTTGACCTGCGACACCACCGGATCCTGCTGCACGAGTTCGAAGAAGGTCGCCAGGCGGTCGACGTCGTAGAACTCGCGCGCCAGCGCCGAGGCGAGGTCGAAGCGGAAGCCGTCGACGTGCATCTCGAGCACCCAGTACCGCAGCGAGTCCATGATCAGCTGCAGCGCATGCGGGTTGCCGACGTTGAGGCTGTTGCCGGTGCCCGTGTAGTCGGTGTAGTAGCGCTTGTCGCTCTGCTCGAGGCGGTAGTACGCCTCGTTGTCGATGCCGCGCATCGAGAGCATCGGCCCCAGATGGTTGCCCTCGGCGGTGTGGTTGTAGACCACATCGAGGATCACCTCGATGCCGGCGCTGTGGAGCGCCCGGACCATGCCCTTGAACTCCTGCACCTGGTTGCCGCGCTGGCCGGTGGCGGCGTAGGTGTTCTGGGGCGCGAAGAACGCGATGGTGTTGTAGCCCCAGTAGTTGGACAGGCCCTTCTCCTGCAGAAGCGAGTCGTTGACGAACTGGTGCACGGGCATCAGCTCGATGGCGGTCACCCCGAGCCGCTTGAGGTGATCGATGATCGCGGGGTGGGCGATCGCACTGTACGTGCCGCGGATCTCGTGGGGGATGTCGGGATGGCGCTGCGTGAGCCCCTTGACGTGCGCTTCGTAGATGAATGACTCCGCGTACGGCGTCTTCGGCTGGCGGTCGCCCGCCCAGTCGAAGAAGGGGTTGATGACGACGCCCTTCATCATCGACGACGCCGAGTCCTCGTCGTTGCGCGAGTCGGGCGAGCCGAAGTCGTAGCCGAACACCGACTGGCCCCACTCCACCTGGCCGTCGACGGCCTTCGCGTAGGGGTCCAGCAGGAGCTTGTTCGGGTTGAACCGCTGCCCCTTCGCCGGGTCGTACGGTCCGTGCACGCGGTACCCGTAGCGCTGGCCCGGCCCGATGTTCGGCAGGTACGCGTGCCACACGAACGCGTCGACCTCGACCAGCGGCACGCGCGTCTCTTTGCCGCGGTCGCCGAACAGGCACAGCTCGACGCGCTCGGCCCCTTCGCTGAACAGGGCGAAGTTCGTTCCGTTTCCGTCGAACGTCGCACCCAGCGGGTATGCCGATCCTGGCCAGGTCTCCACGCAGTCTCCTCCCGAACTCCCCACATTACCGACGCCGAAGCGGCGTCGGCGCACGGCGCCACTCCGGCGCGGTGCCCGCCGTCGGGAGGGTCAGCGGATGACTTCGGCGGAGCCGGCGCCGATGGTGTGCACGCGGACGTCGTTGGTGGAGCCGGCGATCCCGGGAGGGGCGCCCGCGGTCATGATGACGCGATCGCCGATCTGCGCGCGACCGGACGACAGCAGCGTCTCATCGAGGATCGCCAGCAGCTCGTCGGTCGTCTTCCCGCGTCGGACGAGGAACGTCTCGACGCCCCAGATGATCGCGCTGCGCGACCGCGTGCCCGGCAGGTCGGTGAAGCCCAGGATCGGCACCTCGTGACGCAGCCGCGACATGCGCCGCGCCGAGTCGCCGGACTGGCTGAACACGCACACGTACCGCGCGCCCACGAAGTCGGCGATGCTCGCCGCTGCGAGCGTGATCGCGCCGCCCTGCGTGCGCGGCTTCGTGCCGAGCGCGGGGATCCGCGACAGGCCCTCCCGCTCGGTCGAGGACACGATCCGGGCCATGGTCTCCACGACCGTGACCGGGTGGGCTCCCACGCTCGTCTCGCCCGAGAGCATGACCGCGTCGGCTCCGTCGAGGACCGCGTTGGCGACGTCGGAGGTCTCGGCGCGCGTGGGCACCGGGTTGTCGATCATCGACTCGAGCATCTGGGTCGCGACGATGACGGGCTTCGCCCAGCGCCGCGCGAGCTCGATGGCGCGCTTCTGCACGAGCGGCACCGTCTCCAGCGGCAGCTCGACGCCCAGGTCGCCGCGGGCCACCATGACGCCGTCGAACGCGTCGATGATGTCCTGCAGATGGTCGACCGCCTCGGGCTTCTCGATCTTGGCGAACAGCGGGACGTCGCGCCCCTCCTCGGCCATGATGACGCGGGCGCGGATGACGTCCTTGGGGCTGCGCACGAACGACAGCGCCACGATGTCGGCGCCCAGCCGCAGCGCCCAGCGCAGGTCCGCCTCGTCCTTCTCGCTCAGCGCCGGCGCGCTGACGGCGACGCCGGGCAGGTTGATGCCCTTGTTGTTCGAGACCTTGCCGCCCACGACGACCTCGGTGCGCACCTTCACGCCGTCGCTGTCGAGCACGCGCAGGCGCACCTTGCCGTCGTCGATCAGCAGCGTGTCGCCGGCCTCGACGTCCTTCGCGAGCTCGGGGTACGTCGTCCCGCAGATCTCCTTGGTGCCGGGCACGTCCTCGGTCGTGATCGTGAACTCGTCGCCCGGCGCCAGCTCGTGTGGACCGTCGACGAAGCGTGCGAGACGGATCTTCGGACCCTGCAGGTCGACGAGGATGCCGACGGCCTTGCCGGTGGTGTCGCTCGCGCGGCGCACGTAGGCGTAGGCCTTCTCGTGGTCGGCGTAGTCGCCGTGGCTCCGGTTGATGCGGGCGACGTCCAGGCCCGCCCTCACCAGCTCTTCGACGGTCTCGTAGCTGGCGGTCGCAGGCCCCAGCGTGGCGACGATCTTGGCACGGCGCATAGCCATCGTCCTTTCGCAGTTGAACAGGACCACTCTTGCGCGACCCGGCATCCGGCGGGTTTCCCGCCGGTAACGAGCACATGTCGCGCGAACGCGGTCTCCTCCAGGAGTATGTCAGGAACTCCCGGGCGCCGGCGCACGCTACGGGAGCAGGTCGGGCCGGTGCCGCTTCGTGCGCTCCAGGCTCTGCTCGCGCCGCCACGCCGCGATCGCGGCGTGGTTGCCGCTGAGGAGCACCGGCGGAACCTCGATGCCTCGCCAGACGGCGGGCTTGGTGTAGCTCGGGTACTCCAGCAGCCCGTCCTCATGGGACTCCTCGACGAGGCTGTCGGGGTTGCCGACGACGCCGGGGATCAGGCGCGAGACGGCCTCGATGACGGCCATGGCCGCCACCTCACCGCCGTTGAGGACGTAGTCGCCGAGGCTGACCAGGCGCACGCGGCCGCGCTCGGCGTAGTGGTCGACGACGCGCTGGTCGATGCCCTCGTAGCGGCCGCACGCGAACACGAGCTGCTGCTCCGCGGCGAGTTCGCGCGCCATGGCCTGCGTGAAGCGCTCACCGGCCGGCGAGGGCACCAGCAGCACGGCGTCGGGCGACAGCACGGCGTCGAGCGCCTCGCCCCACGGCTCGGGCTTCATGACCATTCCGGCGCCGCCGCCGTAGGGGGTGTCGTCGACCGTGCGATGACGGTCGTGCGTCCAGTCCCGCAGGTCGTGGACGTGCAGATCGAGGATGCCGCGATCGCGGGCCTTGCCGATCAGCGAGACGTCGAGCACATCGAAGAACGCCGGGAAGATCGTGACGATGTCGATGCGCATGGCTTCGAGTGTAGGGATGCGGTGCCGCGATCAGCCCGCGCGGTCGGGGCCCGCCGCGTCGTCATCCGCCTCGGCGGCCGCGTCGCCGCCGGCGTCCTCGTCGGCGATCTCCTCGAACAGGCCGTCGGGCGGCGTGACGGTCAGGCGCCCGGCCTGGATGTCGACCTCGGGGACGATGGCCTTGACGAAGGGGACGAGCACCTCGCGGTCGTCGTCCACGCGGATGACCAGCAGGTCCTGTGCGGGCATGTGATCGACCCGCACGACGCGTCCGACACGCGCGTCGTCGCGGATGACGTCGAGGCCCACCAGCTGGTGGTCGTACCAGGCGTCGTCCTCGGCGGGAGCGGCGGTGGCGTCCTCGTCGATCCAGAGGATGGCGCGCACGAGCTCCTCGGCGGCGGTGCGGTCGTCGACGCCCTCGAAGAAGGCCACGGGATGGGAGTTCATCCACTTGAACTCGCGGACCGTGAGCGGCTTCCCGTGCCAGGGTGAGGACTCGGGAACCTGAAGAGTGAAGACGGCGCCCGGGACGAAGCGTCCGTCGGGGTCGTCGGTGTACAGCTCGAGCTTGAGGGCGCCCTTGAGGCCGTGGGCCTTCACGAGCCGGCCCACGCGGAGCTGGGTCCGCCCCGCCGGCGGGGTCGCGCGCGCGCGACCGGTCTCGGCCTTTCCGGCCTCGCCGCCCGTCACGTCAGTCGTCCGCGACGTCGACGCGCACACGGCGGCCGTCGGCGAGGGCGGTGATGAGGGTGCGCAGCGCTTTGGCCGTGCGGCCGCCGCGCCCGATGACCCGTCCCCGGTCGTCCACGTGGACGTGCACCTCGAGCACGTCACCGCGGGGCGTGGAGGAGGACTGGATGCGGACGTCGTCGGGGTGGTCCACGATCCCCTTGACGACGTGCTCGAGCGCGGCGGCGAGCACTACTCTGCGTCGGTCTCGTCGGCGGCGGGAGCCTCGGCCTCAGCCTCGGCAGCCGGCTCCTCGGCCTTCTTCTCGACCTTGGGCTTGACGACCGACTTCTTCGAGGCGTCGACCTCGAAGGCCGGCTTGGCCTCGGCGGTCTTCAGGGTGGACTTCGCGTCCTTCTCGCCCTTGAAGGTGCCCCAGTCGCCCGTGATCTTGAGGATGGCGCGGACCTGCTCGGTCGGCTGGGCGCCGACGCTGAGCCAGTACTGCGCACGGTCGGAGTCGACCTCGATGAACGAGGGCTCCTCGGTGGGGTGGTACTTGCCGATCTCCTCGATCACGCGACCGTCGCGCTTGGTGCGCGAGTCGGCGACGACGATGCGGTAGTACGGGGCACGGATCTTGCCGAGCCGCTTGAGACGAATCTTGACAGCCACGATTCTCCTGAAAAGTGTGGAAACGGATTGAACCGGTCGCCGTGAGCGTGGGGTGCACACCCGGCGGAAGCTCTGGGATGGACCTCGGCGCTGGATAGAGGGTCGAGCGCCACGTCCGACCCTCTATTCTGCCAGATCGAAGCGGATGCCGCGAACCGGTGCGCGGCCGACGCGCCGCAGGGGCGGCATGCCAGACTGTGCGCGTGACCGTGTCGTTCGCAGCGTCCGCGCGTTCGTCGGTCGGCCTCGAGTGGGAGATCATGCTCGCAGACGGGGAGACCGGCGATCTGGTCCCGCGCGCACCCGAGGTCCTCGCGGCGGTCGCCGACGTCGCGGCCCGCGAGCGATTCACCGTGACCGGCGAGCTGCTGACCAACACGGTCGAGGTGACCAGCGGGGTCGGTTCGACCCTCGCCGCCGCCGTCGCCGACATCGCCGACGCGATCGCCGCCGTCCGCACGGTCACCGACCCGCGCGACATCGCGCTGCTGTGCGCCGGCAGTCATCCGTTCGCCCAGTGGTACGACCAGAGCGTCACCGACAAGACGCGCTACCACGCGCTCATCGACCGGACCCAGTGGTGGGGCCGGAACATGATGATCTGGGGCATCCACGTGCACGTCGGCGTCGAGGACGTCGCCAAGGTCTTCCCGCTCATCGGCGCCCTGTCGACCTTCCTCCCCCACCTCCAGGCGCTGTCGGCCTCGAGCCCGTTCTGGGCCGGGGAGCGCACCGGCTACGCCTCCAATCGGGCGCTGGTGTTCCAGCAGCTTCCGACCGCGGGCCTGCCCTGGCCGCTGACGGACTGGACCCAGTTCGAGTCGTATCTGGACGACATGGTCGGCACCGGCGTCATGCACGACGTCACCGAGGTCCGGTGGGACATCCGGCCCGCCCCGCGCTGGGGCACGATCGAGGTGCGCGCGTGCGACGGCATGTCGACGCTCGCCGAGCTCGCGGCGGTCGCCGCGCTCGTGCAGACGCTTGTCGAGCACTTCTCGCGCGAGCTGGACGCCGGCAGGCCCCTGCCGTCGCTTCCCCCGTGGTTCGTGCGCGAGAACAAGTGGCGCGCGGCGCGCTACGGCCTGGAAGCGGAGGTCATCGTCGATCGGTCGGGACGCCAGGTTCCGGTTCGGGAGCACCTCGCCGAGACGATGGAGCGCGTCGCCGGCGTCGCCGCCGAACTCGACTGCGCACGCGAGTTCGCCGGCCTCGACGCGATCCTGCGCACGGGTGCGAGCTACGCCCGCCAGCTCGCGGTCGCGGACGCCGCCGCCGGAGATCTGCACGTCGTCGTGCAGCACCTCATCCGTGAGTTCCGCGAGGGTCCGACGCTGCGCGCGCGCCCGCCGAAGGACACTCCATGACCGACGAACCGGGGGGCCGCACGCGCGGCGACTGGCTGGTCGCGGCGCAGTTCCTGCTGCTGGCCGCGCTGCTGCTGCCGGGCGCGCCGCTGTGGAGCGCGCCGTGGCTCACGGCGGTGGCGGCGGCGATCGCGATCGCCGGGACGGCCCTCGCCGCCGCGGGCCTGCTCGCGATCGGCCGCGACATCGTGCCGTGGGTCGCCCCGCGCCCGGGTGCGCCGCTGCGCACGGGCGGCGTCTACCGCTTCACCCGGAACCCGATCTATCTCGGCATCCTCATCGGCGCCGCCGGATGGGTGCTGTGGCGCGCGCGCATCGAGCTCATCGTCGTGTGGGCTCTGCTGGCCGTCGTGCTGGTGACGAAGGCGCGCGTCGAGCAGCGGCACCTGATCGACGCGTTCGGCGACGACTACCGCGCCTACGCGGACCGCACGCCGCTGGTGCTGTGGGGCCGCGGCATCCGCTGAGCGGGCTCAGCCCTTGCCGAGCATCTTCTGGAGCTCGGCGAGATCGGCCTCGCTGGGCGCGCCCTGGCCCGCGCCGAGGCCGAACCCCGAGCCCGTCGGGGTGGCCGGCGCCTGAGCGGCGAGCTGGGCGTTCTCGGCCGCGCGCTTCGCGGGGTTGCCCGAGCGCGAACCGCCGCCGCCGCCCTTCTTCTTGCCGCCCCGCTTGGACGAGCCTCCAGGGCGTCCCGCGCCGGGAACCGGGCCCATGCCCGGGATGTTCGGCACGCCGCCCTTGGCGACGGTCTTCATCATCTTCGCCGCCTGGTCGAAGCGCTGCACGAGCTGGTTGACGTCCGTCACGGTCATGCCCGATCCGCGCGCGATGCGCAGGCGCCGGGATCCGTTGAGGACCTTCGGGTTGCGGCGCTCGCCGGGGGTCATCGAGCGGATGATGGCCTCGGTGCGGTCGATCTCGCGCTCGTCGAAGTCCTCGATCTGCTGCTTCATCGAGCCCATGCCCGGGAGCATCCCGAGCATCTTCTTCATCGAGCCCATCTTCTTCAGCTGCTGCATCTGCTGCAGGAAGTCCTCGAGCGTGAAGGTCTCGGTCGCGAGCTTCTCGGCGACCTTGAGCGCCTCCTCCTCGTCGAAGGCCTGCTGGGCCTGCTCGATGAGCGTGAGGATGTCGCCGAGGTCGAGGATGCGGCTGGCCATGCGGTCGGGGTGGAACGCCTCGATGTCGTCCAGGCCCTCGCCCGTGGAGGCGTAGATGATGGGGCGGCCGGTCACGCTCGCGACCGACAGCGCGGCGCCGCCGCGCGCGTCGCCGTCGAGCTTGGTGAGCACGACGCCCGAGAAGTCGACGCCGTCCTGGAACGCCTTCGCCGTGTTGACGGCGTCCTGGCCGATCATCGCGTCGATGACGAACAGGACCTCGTCCGGGGTCGTCGCCGTGCGGATGTCGGAGGCCTGCTTCATGAGCTCGGCGTCGATGCCGAGGCGGCCGGCGGTGTCGATGATGACGGTGTCGTGCTGCTGTCGGCGCGCGACCTCGACGCCGTCACGGGCGACCTGCACAGGGTCGCCGACGCCGTTGCCGGGCTCGGGTGCGTAGATCGCCGCTCCGGCGCGCTCGGCGACGACCTGGAGCTGGTTCACGGCGTTCGGGCGCTGGAGGTCGCACGCGACCAGGAGCGGGGTGTGGCCGTCCTTCTCGAGCTGCTTGGCGAGCTTGCCGGCGAAGGTCGTCTTTCCCGAGCCCTGGAGGCCGGCGAGCATGATGACGGTCGGCGGGTTCTTCGCGAACTGCAGGCGGCGCTGCTGGCCGCCGAGGATCGCGACGAGCTCCTCGTTGACGATCTGCACGACCTGCTGCGCGGGGTTCAGCGCACGGTTGACCTCGTCGCCGAGCGCGCGCTCGCGCACCTTGGCGGTGAACTCCTTCACGACCACGAGGGCCACATCCGCGTCGAGCAGGGCGCGACGGATCTCGCGCACCGTGCCGTCGACGTCCGCGGGCGTGAGCTTGCCCTTGGTGCGGAGGTTGCGGAAGGTCTCGGTGAGCCGGTCGGAGAGGGTGCCGAAAGTCGCCATGATCCCCCGATTCTACGCGAGTGCGGCCGCCGCCCCGCCCGCGGGCGGCCCCGGCGACGTCAGGGGTCGCCGAGTTCCTCGAACAGCGTGAGCTGCAGGTCCGCCGGGCCCCGCAGCCGGGCGTTGACCGAGCGCCACGGGGTCTGCCGGGCGGGCGCCTCCACCGAAGCCCCCGCATCGGCGAGTCGTCGCGCCGCCTCGGCCGTGTCGTCGACCTCGAGGGCGATGCGGATGCGGTCGCTCGGCGCATCCCCGTCCGTCTCGACGCGGTCGATGAAGGCCACCTGCGCGGGATTGGACAGCTCGAGCGTCGCACGACCGGCGTCGAGGATCACCACGCGCGCGCCGGCCTCGGCTTCGTACGCCTCGCTCTGCGGCATCCCGACGACGTCGCGGTAGAAGGCGACCGCGTCGTCGAAGTCGGGCGCGGTCACCACGACGCGGAGCTGCCGCACGGCCCCATCGGGCGCCGTCGCGACGGTGGCGGCGGATCGGGCCGCGCGGTCGAGGAACCGCGCGAGCTCGGTGCGGCCCGCCCCGTCGTGCGCCCACGCGTCGATCGCCGCGAGCACAGCTCCTCCCCACGCGGAGCCCGCGACCTCGGCTCCCAGGCGGTCGGCGCCGCCGCGGGTGAAGCGCTCCGAGACGGCGCGGCCGATGCGCGTGCGCCGCACCGCCGACTCGCGCTCGAGCTCGTCGGTCAGGCCCATGGCGGACGCGTTGACGATGCCGAGCGCGAGGGAGTCGGGCGCGAAGCCGTCGGCGATCGCGACGACCGCCCCGTGCACGGCCGCGGCGGGGTCGCCGTCCTCCGCCGTCCCTGAGGCCCCCAGGCGCTCCGTCAGCTGCTCGAGCCGCTCGTCGAACCCCGCCCACAGGATGTCGGACTTGGAGGCGAAGTAGTTGAAGAAGCTCGAGCGGCTCACGCCGGCCCGCCCGGTGATGTCGACGATCGACGTCGCCTCGAAGCCCTTCTCGAGGAACAGTTCGCACGCCGCCTCGGCGAGAGTCTCCCTCGACGACGCCTTGGGTCTGCCCACACGGCCGCTGCTGCTCATCCCGCCACGCTATCCCGGCCGATCCTCCGCGCGTCGCAGGCGCGGGGATGTGCGGTGACGCCCGATTCGTGGCGTATTGTTGGACGCGTTCCAGAAATGTGCGAACCGCCTCAGAAGGAGATCGGATGCTCGCCATCGAGACCGTCGGGCTGTCCCCCAACCTCGTCCCCTACCAGGACGGGTGGGATCTCCAGCGACGCGTGCACGCCGAGGTCGTCGCCGGCATCCGCCCCGACACGCTCCTCCTCCTCGAGCACGAGCCCGTGTACACCGCCGGCAAGCGCACCGAGCCGCACGAGCGTCCCACCGACGGCACCCCGGTGATCGACGTGGACCGCGGCGGCAAGATCACGTGGCACGGCCCCGGCCAGCTCGTCGGCTACCCGATCGTGCGGCTGCCCGAGCCGGTCGACGTCGTCGCGCACGTGCGCCGCATCGAGCGACTGCTCATCGACGTGCTCGACCGGCACGGCGTCCACGGCTACCAGGTCGAGGGCCGCAGCGGCGTGTGGGTGCGCCGCCCGCTGTCGGAGGACAAGGTCGCCGCCATCGGCGTGCGCGTCGAGAAGGGCGTGACGATGCACGGCTTCGCCATCAACTGCGACAACACGCTCGCCGGCTTCCGCGGGATCGTGCCGTGCGGCATCACGGACGCGGGCGTGACCACCATCAGCGAGATCGTCGGCGCGGACGTCTCGCCGCGCGACATCATCGCCACGGTGGCCCACGTCTTCGACGACGAGTACGCCGGGGTGCCCGCGTGAGCGGCTGCGCGACCGGACCGGCGGCGGCGCCCGAGACCGGGCCCGACGGCCGCAAGCTCCTGCGTCTCGAAGTCCGCAACGCCCAGACGCCCATCGAGCGCAAGCCCGAGTGGATCAAGACGCGCGCGAAGATGGGGCCGGAGTACCAGGCCCTGCACTCCCTCGTGAAGACCGAGGAGCTGCACACGGTCTGCCAGGAGGCGGGCTGCCCCAACATCTACGAGTGCTGGGAGGACCGCGAGGCGACCTTCCTCATCGGCGGATCGCAGTGCACGCGTCGGTGCGACTTCTGCCAGATCGACACCGGCAAGCCCGCCGACTACGACACCGACGAGCCGCGCCGGGTGGCCGAGAGCGTTAAGCGGATGCAGCTGCGCTACGCCACCATCACGTGCGTGGCCCGAGACGACCTTCCCGACGGCGGCGCATGGCTCAACGGCGAGACCGTGCGTCGCGTACACGAGCTCAACCCCGGAACCGGGGTGGAGCTGCTGGCCACCGACTTCAACGGCGATCCCGCGCTGCTCGACGTCGTGTTCGACAGCCGGCCCGAGGTGTTCGCCCACAACGTCGAGACGGTGCCGCGGATCTTCAAGCGGATCCGTCCGGCGTTCCGGTACGACCGGTCGCTCGGGGTGCTCACCCGCGCGCGCGAGGCTGGCCTCATCACCAAGTCGAACCTCATCCTCGGCATGGGCGAGGAGCCCGAAGAGGTCGTCCAGGCCCTCCGCGACCTGCATGACGCCGGCACCGACATCATCACCATCACGCAGTATCTGCGTCCGACGCCGCGTCACCTGCCGGTCGCCCGGTGGGTCAAGCCCGACGAGTTCGTGGCGTTCAAGGATGAGGCCGAGCGCATCGGATTCCTCGGCGTGCTGGCCGGTCCCCTCGTGCGCTCGTCGTACCGCGCCGGACGGCTGTGGGCGCAGTCCATGCTGGCGAAGGGCCGCGAGATCCCCGAGCACCTCGCCCACATCGCGCAGGACGTGCACGTGGAGCGGGGCTTCGCCCAGGCGGTGTGAGTCAGTCGGCGCTGGTGACCGACAGCACCGCGCCGTCCGAGTCGAGGTTGACCAGCAGCACGTCGTCGGTGGCATCCGGGTCGAGCGCGTACTCGAGCACGGCGAACGGGTCCTGACCGCCGTGCTCGTCGGCGAGGATCGTCATGCTCATCAGCTGGAGCGAGCGGATGACGTCGATGTGCGTATCGCCCGAGATGTCGACCAGCAGGTCCTCGAGCTCGTCTCCGAGCTGCTCCTGCTGCTGGAGGATGTACTCCGTCACCTCGCTCGTGCGCTCGCTCAGCTCCGACACCATCGCGTTGCGCGCGCTGCGGTCGATCGCCTCGATCGCCGAGATGAGTCCCGCGGCGACGTCGAGGGCGGCCTCGGACACGTCGTCCTGATCGGGCGCGGTGAGATCCACCGTCACGGTCTGGTCTCCCAGCTCCACGTTCTCGGACCAGAAGATCGATCCGTCCGGCCCCGACTCGAGGAGTCCGAAGAAGTCGTGCTCGATCGCCATTCCCCCATGAAACCAGCAGGGGCCGCGCGAGGATAGTCCCGACTCGCCGGGTCAGTCCACGAGGGCCGAGGCGAACACGTGCGGCGTGAATCCGGTGAGATCGCCGATGCCCTCGCCCTGGCCGAGGAGCTTGACGGGGATGCCGGTCCGCTCCTGGACGGCGAGGACGAATCCGCCCTTCGCCGAGCCGTCGAGCTTGGTGATGACCAGCCCCGTGACACCGGCGTGCTCGAGGAACGCCTGCGCCTGCATGACGCCGTTCTGACCGGTCGTGGCATCCAGGACCAGCAGCACTTCGCTGATCGGCGCCTGCTTCTCGATGACACGGCGGATCTTCGTCAGCTCGTCCATCAGCCCGCCCTTGGTGTGCAGGCGCCCCGCCGTGTCGACCAGCACGATCTCGGTGCCGGTGCGCTTGGCGTGCTCGATGGTCTGGAAGGCGACGGATGCCGGATCCTGGCCCTCCTGCTGGGGGCGGACGATCTCGGCGCCGCCGCGCTCGGCCCACGTCGCGAGCTGGTCGACGGCCGCGGCGCGGAAGGTGTCGGCCGCACCCACGACCACCGAGCGCCCGTAGCGCTGGAGGAACTTCGCGAACTTGCCGATCGTCGTGGTCTTGCCCACGCCGTTCACGCCGACCACGAGCACCACGGCCGGGCGCTCGGTGAGCTTGAGCGTCGTGTCGAACTTCGCGAAGTGCTCCTCGAGCGTCTCGGTGAGCATGCGCTGCAGATCGCGCGGGTCTGTCGTGCGGTAGCGCTCGACCTTCTCGCGGAGCTCGTCGACGATGCGCTCGGCGATGTCGGGGCCGAAGTCGGCCGTCAGCAGCGCGGTCTCGAGATCGTCCCACGTGGTCTCGTCGATCGTGGGCTTGACGAACATGCCGCGCAGGGCGCGGCCCAGCGACCAGGAGTTCTCGGCCATGCTTCCAGCCTAGGGGTCACGCAGAGGCGCGCTCGCGCACGCGCTGGCCGACGACCGCCGACACGCCGTCCTGCCTCATCGACACGCCGTACAGCGCGTCGGCGATCTCCATCGTGCGCTTCTGGTGGGTGATGACGATCAGCTGGCTGTTCTCGCGAAGCTGCTCGAAGACGCCGAGCAGGCGCCCGAGGTTGGCATCGTCGAGCGCAGCCTCCACCTCGTCGAGGATGTAGAACGGGCTGGGACGCGCCTTGAAGATCGCCGTCAGCAGGGCGACGGCGGCCAGCGACCGCTCGCCGCCCGAGAGCAGGGACAGCCGCTCGATCTTCTTCCCGACCGGCCGCACCGCGACCTCGATTCCGGTGGTGAGCGGGCTGTCAGGGTCGGTGAGCGAGATGCTGCCGGAGCCGCCGGGGAACAGGATCGGGAACACCTCGCCGAACGCGACCCGGGTGTCCTCGAACGCCGCGAGGAAGATCGACTGCATGCGCTCGTCGAGCTCGGCGATGATCGTCAGCAGGTCCTTGCGCGTCTGCGTGAGGTCGGCCAGCTGCTCGGTCAGGAACGCGTGCCGCTGCTCCAGCGCGGCGAACTCCTCGAGCGCCAGCGGGTTCACCCGGCCGAGGCGCGAGAGCTTGCGCTCGGCCTCCTGCAGCCGCTTCTTCTGCTCGGCGCGGCTGTACGGCACAGTCGTCGGCTCCCCGGCATCCGCCTCCCCGTCGTCAGCCTCGCCCTCGGTAGCACCGTCGCCGGGAACAGGCTGATCAGGTCCATATTCCGAAATGAGAATGTCCTCGTCGAGCGAGAGCTCAGAACGGACCCTCTCGAGCAGGCCGTTCACGTGCAGGCGCTTCTCGTGGATCTGCAGCTCGAGTCCGTGGACGCTCTCGGTCAGCGCCGCCAGCCGCTCGCGCACGGCGCTCTCCTGGCCGCGCAGCCGCACGAGCTCTTCGGTGACGGCCGTGCGCGTCAACTCGGCCGCGGCGAGCTCGACGCGCGCCTGCGACACCGACCGGTCGACGGAGTCGAGCACGGCCGGCAGCTGTTCGACGACGCCCTCGGCGATCTCGCGCTGCGCCCGGCGGATGACCGCGCGGCGCGCGGCCTCGGCGGCGGCCTCGCGCTCGCGTTCCCGC
This region of Microbacterium thalassium genomic DNA includes:
- a CDS encoding glutamate--cysteine ligase; the protein is MTVSFAASARSSVGLEWEIMLADGETGDLVPRAPEVLAAVADVAARERFTVTGELLTNTVEVTSGVGSTLAAAVADIADAIAAVRTVTDPRDIALLCAGSHPFAQWYDQSVTDKTRYHALIDRTQWWGRNMMIWGIHVHVGVEDVAKVFPLIGALSTFLPHLQALSASSPFWAGERTGYASNRALVFQQLPTAGLPWPLTDWTQFESYLDDMVGTGVMHDVTEVRWDIRPAPRWGTIEVRACDGMSTLAELAAVAALVQTLVEHFSRELDAGRPLPSLPPWFVRENKWRAARYGLEAEVIVDRSGRQVPVREHLAETMERVAGVAAELDCAREFAGLDAILRTGASYARQLAVADAAAGDLHVVVQHLIREFREGPTLRARPPKDTP
- a CDS encoding methyltransferase family protein, coding for MTDEPGGRTRGDWLVAAQFLLLAALLLPGAPLWSAPWLTAVAAAIAIAGTALAAAGLLAIGRDIVPWVAPRPGAPLRTGGVYRFTRNPIYLGILIGAAGWVLWRARIELIVVWALLAVVLVTKARVEQRHLIDAFGDDYRAYADRTPLVLWGRGIR
- the ffh gene encoding signal recognition particle protein; this encodes MATFGTLSDRLTETFRNLRTKGKLTPADVDGTVREIRRALLDADVALVVVKEFTAKVRERALGDEVNRALNPAQQVVQIVNEELVAILGGQQRRLQFAKNPPTVIMLAGLQGSGKTTFAGKLAKQLEKDGHTPLLVACDLQRPNAVNQLQVVAERAGAAIYAPEPGNGVGDPVQVARDGVEVARRQQHDTVIIDTAGRLGIDAELMKQASDIRTATTPDEVLFVIDAMIGQDAVNTAKAFQDGVDFSGVVLTKLDGDARGGAALSVASVTGRPIIYASTGEGLDDIEAFHPDRMASRILDLGDILTLIEQAQQAFDEEEALKVAEKLATETFTLEDFLQQMQQLKKMGSMKKMLGMLPGMGSMKQQIEDFDEREIDRTEAIIRSMTPGERRNPKVLNGSRRLRIARGSGMTVTDVNQLVQRFDQAAKMMKTVAKGGVPNIPGMGPVPGAGRPGGSSKRGGKKKGGGGGSRSGNPAKRAAENAQLAAQAPATPTGSGFGLGAGQGAPSEADLAELQKMLGKG
- a CDS encoding TetR family transcriptional regulator, encoding MSSSGRVGRPKASSRETLAEAACELFLEKGFEATSIVDITGRAGVSRSSFFNYFASKSDILWAGFDERLEQLTERLGASGTAEDGDPAAAVHGAVVAIADGFAPDSLALGIVNASAMGLTDELERESAVRRTRIGRAVSERFTRGGADRLGAEVAGSAWGGAVLAAIDAWAHDGAGRTELARFLDRAARSAATVATAPDGAVRQLRVVVTAPDFDDAVAFYRDVVGMPQSEAYEAEAGARVVILDAGRATLELSNPAQVAFIDRVETDGDAPSDRIRIALEVDDTAEAARRLADAGASVEAPARQTPWRSVNARLRGPADLQLTLFEELGDP
- the lipB gene encoding lipoyl(octanoyl) transferase LipB, with amino-acid sequence MLAIETVGLSPNLVPYQDGWDLQRRVHAEVVAGIRPDTLLLLEHEPVYTAGKRTEPHERPTDGTPVIDVDRGGKITWHGPGQLVGYPIVRLPEPVDVVAHVRRIERLLIDVLDRHGVHGYQVEGRSGVWVRRPLSEDKVAAIGVRVEKGVTMHGFAINCDNTLAGFRGIVPCGITDAGVTTISEIVGADVSPRDIIATVAHVFDDEYAGVPA
- the lipA gene encoding lipoyl synthase, with amino-acid sequence MSGCATGPAAAPETGPDGRKLLRLEVRNAQTPIERKPEWIKTRAKMGPEYQALHSLVKTEELHTVCQEAGCPNIYECWEDREATFLIGGSQCTRRCDFCQIDTGKPADYDTDEPRRVAESVKRMQLRYATITCVARDDLPDGGAWLNGETVRRVHELNPGTGVELLATDFNGDPALLDVVFDSRPEVFAHNVETVPRIFKRIRPAFRYDRSLGVLTRAREAGLITKSNLILGMGEEPEEVVQALRDLHDAGTDIITITQYLRPTPRHLPVARWVKPDEFVAFKDEAERIGFLGVLAGPLVRSSYRAGRLWAQSMLAKGREIPEHLAHIAQDVHVERGFAQAV